A genomic stretch from Neodiprion fabricii isolate iyNeoFabr1 chromosome 3, iyNeoFabr1.1, whole genome shotgun sequence includes:
- the LOC124178351 gene encoding probable inactive tRNA-specific adenosine deaminase-like protein 3, with protein sequence MTSREPKSAKTNNDDQDHHHQHHQHRYKSSSSSLTSPTKKRNRSWRPQAVLGLSLTEEIPLETVYVGILKDKRTTSKAIKQISSSSPGFGHLKRCNGFRLLLEPVHVKPSQLHHTTLNVKNLTETHLIGKVLENKVKNQPETVTKDAEKPPSSITEENRNTTRSPTVMRNDLQSKGFDVSLLEENFEIIKVPARAARTRRQAEVCSKIWPLNFHPDPGTEAIISGEIFNDYQLSRMELLMLAAIEAARRSSVGNTDCAGSALIVDPLTGESVALAAARINEHPLWHAAMLAIDLVAKSQGGGAWIGRKSSSIAEDSVREEDGGATGGKRKFDRSASTAYRYPPELDDVKLPAAEPLQPEADKTGPYLCTNYWIFMVREPCALCAMALLHSRAAKIFYGVKAEGHGVLGSKAMLHTTNGLNHRYQVWSGILENECRQVCADIEKRSVK encoded by the coding sequence ATGACGTCGCGGGAGCCAAAATCAGCAAAAACGAACAACGACGATCAGGATCATCACCATCAGCACCATCAACATCGTTACAAATCGTCGTCAAGCTCATTAACGAGTCCAACAAAAAAGCGTAATCGTTCTTGGCGACCGCAAGCGGTACTGGGACTATCGTTAACCGAAGAAATACCCCTAGAAACTGTCTACGTAGGAATATTAAAAGACAAACGTACAACGTCGAAAGCAATAAAGCAAATATCGTCGTCATCGCCTGGTTTCGGTCATTTGAAACGTTGCAACGGTTTCCGTCTACTTTTGGAACCAGTGCATGTAAAACCTTCCCAACTCCATCACACGACATTAAACGTCAAGAATTTAACAGAGACCCATTTAATTGGCAAAGTGTTGGAAAACAAGGTTAAAAACCAACCAGAAACCGTGACCAAAGATGCTGAAAAACCCCCTTCTTCAATAACGGAAGAAAATCGAAACACGACCCGATCGCCAACCGTTATGCGAAACGATTTGCAATCAAAGGGTTTCGACGTATCGTTACTGGAGGAAAATTTCGAGATTATCAAAGTCCCCGCTAGAGCTGCGCGAACGCGACGTCAGGCCGAAGTTTGCAGTAAAATATGGCCGTTAAATTTCCACCCAGATCCAGGAACCGAGGCTATAATATCCGgtgaaatattcaacgattaCCAACTGAGTCGAATGGAACTTTTAATGCTGGCCGCGATCGAAGCTGCCCGTCGATCCTCGGTCGGTAATACCGACTGCGCCGGAAGCGCGTTGATCGTCGATCCGTTGACCGGAGAATCGGTGGCTCTGGCAGCCGCCCGTATAAACGAGCATCCGCTCTGGCACGCGGCCATGTTGGCGATTGACCTGGTGGCTAAAAGCCAGGGCGGCGGTGCCTGGATCGGAAGAAAATCTTCTTCGATAGCTGAGGATTCGGTAAGAGAAGAAGACGGCGGCGCCACCGGCGGCAAGCGGAAATTCGACCGCAGCGCCTCGACGGCATATCGGTATCCCCCGGAGCTCGATGACGTTAAACTACCTGCCGCGGAGCCGCTTCAACCGGAAGCCGATAAAACAGGACCCTACCTTTGCACAAATTACTGGATTTTCATGGTCCGCGAACCTTGCGCTCTTTGCGCGATGGCCCTCCTCCACTCGAGGGcagcgaaaatattttatggtGTCAAGGCCGAGGGTCACGGGGTACTAGGGAGCAAGGCTATGCTTCACACGACGAACGGGCTTAATCATCGTTATCAAGTTTGGTCCGGTATTTTGGAAAACGAATGCCGTCAAGTTTGCGCCGATATTGAAAAACGTTCCGTCAAATGA